The Gammaproteobacteria bacterium sequence CACCGCAAGCGGAGAGCCTGCTCGAGTTCATGAAGTCCCGATTCGGCTGGGATATTCGTCCCGACAGTGGTCTTGGGCTGAAGCCGGTGTCCGAGACGGCATCCAAGCGTCTCGTCCGGGCAGCGCTCAAGTACGCACTGGAGAAGAACCGCAAGTCGGTGACGCTCGTTCACAAGGGCAACATCATGAAGTTCACCGAGGGTGCATTTCGCACGTGGGGTTATGAAGTCGTCAAGGACGAGTTCTCCGACGTCGCGGTGAGCTGGGAAGACTGCGGTGGCGAGCCCGGCGACAAGCTGCTCGTCAAGGATGTGATTGCCGACGCGTTCCTCCAGCAGATTCTCACCCGGCCCGCGGAGTACGACGTGATCGCCACGCTCAATCTGAACGGCGACTATTTCTCCGATGCGCTGGCCGCGCAGGTCGGTGGCATCGGGATCGCCCCCGGAGGCAACATCAACTACGAGAACGGGATCGCACTGTTCGAGGCAACCCACGGGACCGCACCGAAGTACGCCGGACTGGACAAAGTGAACCCCGGTTCGCTGATCCTTTCCGGTGCGATGATGTTCCGGTATCTCGGTTGGGATGAAGCGGCGGATCTGATCGTCGGAGGCCTCAAGGCTGCGATCGCCGAAAAGATCGTCACCTACGATTTCGCTCGTCTCATGGAGGGCGCGACGAAGGTGAAGACCTCCGAGTTCGCACAAGCGATGGTCGAAAGGATGTAGGCAGGCGGGGGAGGCGCGTTGGCGCCTCCCCCGATCTTGCTGCTCCCGGCGAAGGAAGCGACCGAGGCGAAGGACCAGCCGAGGTCGACGGGGGAGAACGGGGGTCTCACGATCCTAGATCGTCGCCAGATCCGCCAGCAGCGCTTCGCGATGCTCCTCATCGTCCACTCTCGACGCGAGATCGTGGGCGGCAACGAGGTATCGCTCCCGGTCCGCGTCGGACGCAGCCCGGGCAAGCGCCTCATAGGCATAGCTCTCATAGAAAGCCGGGAGATCGTTGTCCTGGCATAGGCGGAGCGACTCTTGTCCATGGTGAAGCGCCAGGTCTGGACAGCCCACAACCGCATACACCCTCGAGAGTTGCCACGCCCCGACCGCGAGGTTGAGCGGGGTGCAGGCCTTGGTCTGAGCCCAGTGCCATCTGGACGCATGGGCGAGATCGACCATCTCGTCGACTTCCTCGGGAGTGTGGTCGCGCTTTTCGAGTAGATCCCAAGCTGCGTTGAAGCACTCGGTCGCGAACCTGCGATGCGTTGCGTCCACGGGACACCTCCCACTGCAACCGTACAGCATTGAGCCCCCTTTGACGGGGGCTCAACACATTCCGGTTGCGGGTGCGGTTACGCGGCGTCGTCGGCCAACGCATCATGGATCGCGTCGCGCAGCGCCTGAGCGGCGGCCTTGGCGGAATCCTTGGTCGCACGGAGTTCGTCCCTCGCCTGGATGAGGTCGTCACGTCCCTGTCTGAGCAGTGATTTGGCCGGGTTCTCCCAGTCGCTCGCCTCCAGGTCGATGACCTGGTTCGGGACCGGGGCGGCGTACGCTTCGGCCTTAGTCATGTGCGTCTGCATCTCCTGCAGCGCCGCCTGGGCCTCGGTCACGTCGTAGCCGGCCTGATCGGCTCGGTCGACGAGCGCAGAGAGCTTCTCGTACACGTTGGTCGCCGGGTTGTTCACCGCCCACACGGCCGTGTCGGCGGCGATCACTTCGTGGACTTTCGGTGCAAGGACCAGATAGATTCGAAAGTCGGTGGCGATCTTGGGTACGAGAACTCGAAGCTGATCGATCGTGTTCGCCGCATCGATTTCTCTCGACAATGTCCGGAGTCCGGCCTTGGCTTCGTTCAGATCGACGAACAGGTCCGCCTTGTGGGCTGAGGTTGCATGACCCTTCTCGTTCAGGGCCGTCCGCAGCCTGTCGATCGTCGCGAGCCGCCTGTCGATGGCGTGCTGGGCCCGTTCCTTGATCCTGTCGACGATGCCTGGCCGTTGACTGTCTACCGTCTGTTCGGCGACCGTTCCGTCGGGAGTCGGGCCGTCGGTTGTCTGTGCCATGGCAACGCCTGGCAGGGCGAGCACGAGGCTCAGCGCCACGGCTGCAGTGATGGTTCTCTTGATCATGGGGTTACGTCTCCTTCGTCTTCGTTGAAGCTCGAGTCCAGATCACCGAGGAGGCGATCCAGGTCGGCGAGCATGGCGTCGATGTCGCTCAGGTCGACAGCGACGTCTTCTTCGGTCAATTGGGCTGTCGTGGTGGTCGTTGTCGAAGAGGTTGCGGCCGGCTCGGCCGGCTGGGTCGTCGACAGCGCCGCCAACGGGACCGGTTCGGCAGGAGGGATGGTCGTGGTCGCTGCGGTGGTCGTGGTCGCCGTGGCGGTTGTGGTTGCCGTGGCCGGCTGGGACTGCGTCGTCGCAACGGCGGTTCCGGCGACAGCCTGAGGTCCGTCGATCGGTCCGCAAGCGGTCAGTATCAGGGCACCGGTGACGCCGATGGTGGCCCAGAGGCCGGCTCTCGATCGCATGCTGTCTCCTTTGAAGGTCTGAAGACAGGATCGGGCACGGCTGTGTGCACGCTGTGAGTGAGATGTTCGGAGTTTGTAAGACCTGAGCCAGTCAGGGATCGCTACCAGAGTTCGACGTACACGAGGACGGGAACGTCAGGTGCCGATGAGAAGCCGGTCGATTCCCGAAAGTCCCACAGCTCGACCCAGAACCGGACTCCATCGGAGCGGGCGAAGCTGCCTTGGTAGTGGGGGAGATGATCATCATTGATCCGCGTGAAGCTGCCTCCGAATCCGCGCTGGAGGAGTTTGTGTTCGATTTCGGGGCCGAGGGCGAGGTGGTTCGGAACACTTGCGGCGAGCTCGAAGTAGTGGGCCTCGGCATGCGTGGCACCCGGTGCCGCCCTGCCTGCGGCCGCTTCGTCGTAGAGGTCCTCCTTGGTGGAGACTTCGACAGCACCCGCAGGGATCCATGGTTTGCCCGCGGCGAGCCGTCTGACCGACGTGTCGAGCCACTTCGTCACCCACGTGCTGTGGTCCGGCGGAATCCAGTCGGCGCGGCCCAGCACGAGCATGGCGACCGATTCGGCCATGTCTTCGGCCGGTCCGGTCTGCCCGTACTCGGTGGCCGCCTTGCCCTCGAGTCGCCAGTCGGCGTGGAGTGGATCGGCGGATTCGTTGGTCCAGCCGGTCTGGGCAGCGAAGGAGACGACGAGGTCCGAGCCGTCGGCAGGGTCGACCCGAGCGATGTCGCCGTCGAGCGCCGCTTGGATGTAGGCGGGGTCGAGAGCGCGGAACTGTGCGACATGCGCGAATTCGTGGGCGAGGGCGCGTGCGAGGTCGAGGCGCGTGGTGCCGCCACCGTCGGGGTCGAACGTCCGGTCGACGAGGTAGATGTCGGGCCCTCTTGTGAAGGCGACGACGTGGCCTACCTGCTCTTCTTCCGGAGCCGATGCCACGCGGATGATGGATCGCGGGGTGCCGACCTCCCAGAGCACACGGGGCAGTTCGGAGAGTGCGCCTTCGAGGAGATCGAGCTCGGCCGGGTCGGGGTGTGGTCGCGACCCGACGACGGTGATGTCGTGCACCGTGCGTTGCCACACGACGTCGGCGAACGGTGCCGACCCGAGGCGGGTGAGGAGGCCGGTGTCATTGAGGTCGAATGACTTCAGGGCAGTGGTCGAACTCGGTGTCGCAGGGACCGCACAGGCCACTACCAGAGTTGCGAAGGCGAGGAAGAGAAGACGTCGCACGGGGGCAGATGGTAGATGCAGGCGACGGTTGATCGATGCCATCGAGCGCATGCTCGGGCTTCGTCTACTTGCGGCTGAGACGGATTCTGATTGCACTAGCCTTGAGTCAGAGGCCGCGAGCCAAGGAGTTGGAACTATGAGCAAGGTCACGGTTGTCGGGGCGGGCAAGTATGGGTCACTGACGGCGATGCGGATCGCCCAGATGGATCTCGCCGACGAAGTCGTCATGACGGACATCGTCGAGGGTCTTCCGCAGGGGCTTGCCCTCGACATGAACGAGTCCCGGCCGATCGAGAGATACCGCACGTTGGTCGTCGGGACGAACGACTACGCAGACACCGTGGGCAGCGACGTCGTGGTGATCACCGCCGGGCTTCCCCGCAAGCCGGGTATGAGCAGGATGGACCTACTCGAGGTGAACGCCAAGATCGTCAAGAGCGTTGTCGAGCAGATCGTGCAGTATTCGCCGGAGGCGACACTGATCGTGGTCACCAATCCGCTCGACCACATGACGACGCTGGCCGCCGAGGTATCCGGTCTGCCGCACAACAAGGTCATGGGCCAAGCAGGCATGCTGGATACGGCACGGTTCGTGCACTTCGTCTCAGAGGTGAGCGGTGTCGACGTGCTCGACATCGAAGCGCTCACCCTGGGCAGCCACGGGCCGACGATGGTGCCGGTGCCGTCACAGGTCAAGGTCGCCGGCAAGCCGCTGACGGAAGTGTTGACGGCAGACCAGATCGAGGCGATCGTGGAGCGTACCCGCAAGGGTGGCTCGGAGATCGTCGGACTGCTGAAGACGGGGAGCGCCTATTTCGCCCCGTCGGCGGCAGCCGCGCAGATGGTCGAAGCAGTTCTGCAGGACACCGGCGAAGTCATGCCGGTGTGTGCGTGGACGTCCGGCGAGTACGGCATCGAGGGCGTGTACCTGGGTGTCCCCGCCAAGCTAGGCGCCAAGGGCGTCGAGAAGATCGTCGAACTGGACATCACCGAGTCTGAGTTGGAGGCGCTGCGCGAGGCTGCCGTGGCGGTGAAGGCCAAGATCGAAGACCTGCACAGTATCACTCTGTAACCGTCCTGGAAGGAACGAAAGCCCCCGGTGTGCGGGGGCTTTCGTTGTAATCGGGGTGTTGTCCTGCCAGAATCACAATGTTGTAGTTCTCTGCCAGGAGGCGGTCGAATGAATAAGGGAGACCTCGTAGAAAAGGTTGCTGCTGCCGCGGGCATCAGCAAGAAGGCCGCCCATACGGCGGTCGAGACGGTGTTTGGTGAGATCACCAAGGCGATGAAGAAGGGTGATCGAGTGCAGGTGACCGGGTTCGGGAGCTTCGAATCGACGAAGCGACCGGGTCGCAAGGGCTTGAACCCGGCGACCGGGGAGAGTCTGTATATCAAGACCAAGTTCGTGCCGAAGTTCCATCCCGGCAAGGGCCTCAAGGACGAGGTTGCCAAACGCCGCAAGTAGGCGATGGGATGGAGTGAGAGTTGGGCGGCCTTCGGGCCGCCCACATTGTTGTTCTGTTGCTGTGAACCCAGGGCTCAGGGGTACCCATAAGGCACCTACGAGCCCAGGGTTCAGGGGGTTCTCAGTACTCGACGTCCACGCCGGCGGTGGCGGTGGCGTAGTGGCCGAGGGCGACCTGCTGGGTCATGAGCTTGGCCATGTTGCCGGCGACCTTGATCTTGCCGGTCATGAATGCCATCTGCGTGTTGAGGTCACCCTTGAAGATCTTCGACGCAGTCTCGTAGTTGGACGTGATCGTGACGTCCGGGTCTTCCATCTCGCCAATTGCCTGCACCGGGGTATCTCCGGTGGCGTCCATGTAGAACTTCGCTTCGCCTTCGGGTGCATCGGTGACGACGAACTGGAGGCTCATGTTGGCAGACGACGTGAAACCTTCGCTCGCCTTGAGTGCTTCGGTGACGGCGGCGGCCCATTCGTCGGTGAGGAATTTGAATGCCATGGCTTCCTTTCTCTTCCTTATTGCCAGGCTAGCAGGGTTCGGCGAAAGTGCTTGCGATTGCAAGCAGTATGTGTTCTCGGGTTCTCTATGTCCGTCGACGGAGGGGTTCGAACCGAGCGAGGCCGATGGGGGCAAGGCTGCAGAAGTTTCGGGTGATCAGTCGTTCAGGATCGGCAGAAGAGCCTGTTTGATCTTCTTGATGTCCCTGGCACCGAGCTTCGCGAGCGGCGCCCGCGGAGAGCCGGGCCGGAGTCCGCTCATCTCGGCGGCGGCCTTCACGCCGGGGATCCTGTAAGCCTCGACCGCCGAGGCGATCCTGGTCAGTTCTGCCTGATCCGAGAGCGCGCTCTTGGGGGATCGGTGTGCCTTTGCGATGACCTCGAGGGCCATGGACGTGAGGTAGTTGGACGAGGCGGTGATCGCTCCATACGCACCCGCAGCCATGCAGAAGGTGATCGATCGGGTTGCCCCGGTGAACAACAGGAAGTCGGCAGGGGCTTCCTGCACGAGGCGGGCCATCCGCGCGACGTCACCCCCGGAGTCCTTCATCCCGATGATGTTGGGATGGTGTGAGAGTTCGACGGCCAGGTCGGTGGGGATCTCGTAGGCGGTGTACGGGGGGACCGAGTAGATCATCACCGGCAGGGGAGAGGTGTCGGCCAGCGTGAGGAAGAACCGGCGGACGGCATCGTGGCTGCCTCGGGCAAGGGTGGTGGGGGTCATGGCGAGGACGGCGTCGGCACCAGCTTCGACCGCCTCCGTTGTTTGCCGGACAGCCCTTCGTGTGGTCTCCGCGGCGATACCGCACAGCAGAAAGGGTTTTGTGCCGAGCGTGTCTCGTGCAGTTTCGAGGAGGGCCTGGCGTTCTCCGGGTTCCAGGTAGGGGCCTTCACCAGTCGACCCGGCGATCAGGAAGCCTTTGACGGTCCGCTCCGCGAGTGCGGTCAGGTTGTGTCGATGGGCGTCGAGGTCGAGGTCACCTGTTCGAGTGAATGGCGAGATGAGCGCCGGAAGAAGGCGAGGAGAGGTGTGCATATCGGGTGAGGCTAGTGCTCTGACCGCTTGCCCTCGTACGTTGGGGTGTCACGCGGTTGACGGGTGTGGCTGCTCCCATCGTTGGTGTCGCTCGGAGCGGGCGAACTTCGGTTCACATCGTGTGGTTCGCAGGAGTTCGGGAGTCGTGCTCCGGCGGTATGTCGGCTCAGGGAGTTGGATCCGGTTCGATGTGCATCACCGTGCTCGTAGCCCAGCAGTCCTTTCCGACTGCCGTCCCGCGCTCGCAGACGGACCCCGAGAAGCCGCCGAAATTGGTCAGCCAGTCGTGGTCGAAGACGACTCGCACCCCCAGCCAGTCGCGGGTGGCGCCATCGTTGTCTCGCGCCGATTCTGGCCAGTCGGACTGCACGAGAAACCATGCTCCACAGCGGAGGAGAGCGCTGTCGTCTCCGGTCACGAACGGACGGTATCGCTGGCGGAGTCCGATCGTGCCGGTCGTGTCGGATTCGTAGACCCACACTTCAACGACCGCGCCGTTGATGTCGCGAATCGCCCCGGCAGTCGCCTCGAGGATCACGCAGTCGGCGTTGGCCTCGTCGCCTGCGGCCGCCCCGACCCGCGCGCCTTCACGTGTGCCGGCCGTGACGCTCAGCCAGTCGCGAAGTCCCAGGCCCCACTCGACGCTCCCGAGGGCCACGAGCAGCAGCAGGCTGAGGATCAGCGCGGCTTCAATGGCTGCGACGCCCTGTTCGTTGTGGATCCGCTTCATCATGTCATCAAGGGTTGGCGATCAGTCGAACCGGGTTGCCGATGATCTGGGCCATCCAGGTCGTTCTGTCGTGCGGCTGGTTGAGCTCGATCTCCATGTACCACCAGCAGTTGGATGTGCACGTGTAGCTCGATGGAATCTCGACGTTCGCCGTGACCCACTGGCCGTTGAATATTGGGCTTCCGTCGGATGTCTGAATCCGGCAGGCTCCGAAACCGCCTTCGCCCGGTGGAGTCGTGGTATTGCCGTATTCGTCTTCGGAGTACCACGAACACTGGGCCGTCGTGCCATCGGGCATCTTGACGGTCATGTAGGCGTCGCCGTTGTCCTCACCCGGGTCGTAGAAGTGCAGCTCGAGTCTCTTCCCTGCATGGATCTGCTCGACTTTTGCCAGGTTCAGAATGCTGGTGGTGCTGGGTTGATTGGTGAAGATCGAGATATCGTTGATGCCGTAGACGTGCGGGGTGGACCCTGAGGCGACTGAGGCGTGGACCGAGTACTGGTTCGTGCCGCCGATGGTTCCGTCGGTCCAGACACGGAGGACATAGATCCCTGGTGTCAACGAGCTGCTGACATTACAGAGCTCTGCCCAGCGATTCTTGTAGGTGGAGGCGTAGTAGCCGCTGGGGATGTCGAACTGGCAGCCGGTGATGGGAGGGTTGTCGGTCGGGTCGAGCGGTGTGGTATCCGGCGCGTACATTTTGAAGTGGGTGTCGGTGCCTCCACCGTCATCTTGTTCACGATCACCGGTCTCATCGCTCAAGCTCCGTCGGTTGTAGAACCCGGCGTCGTAGATGTGGACCGTGAGGTCGGAGGAACCGGGCGCTACTTCGATGCCGTAGTAGTAGCCGGCCGGCCGGTATTGGGTGTTGTCGAAGTGGCTTCCGGACCACGGGTCGTCCCAGAACTCCGTCGCGAATGCGTCCCCGTTGAACTTGTTGGTGCGACGACCGGAGATCGCCGCCCAGAAGTTCGGGTCGCCGCCGGTGCAGGCGGTGCCTGGGGGACTGACCGGTGCCTCGCCGAAGCAGTTGTCGGGGCTGCCTATCGGCACGGGTTTGATGTATTGGGCGGTAGACCTTCTCGCGATCGTGAATTGGTCGAACCCGATGATGCGGAGAAGATAGGTGGGCACGCTGGTGGTCAGCACCACCTGGAGGCTGTTGTCGGCGAGAGGGACGAGTTCGACGCCTCCACCTGGGTACCCGTTTGCGGCCGCCGCGGCATCCGCGTCTTCCTGGGCCTTATCCATGAAACCAGGCAGATTCACCACGCCTGCGAGTGCGGCTGCGTCGGCGGCGTTCTGAAGTCTGGACGTATTGAGATACAGCCACGTGAGGTCGACGGAGAGCGCTGCGAATGCGAGGAGCACGACAAGGGAGCCGGCCGCCCACACGAGGACGGCTCCGTTCTCGGATGCCCCGGGTCGTACGAGTTTCCGCAGACGTGACCTCATCCGAACATCTCCGGTTCCATACGCAGGATGGTGCTCTCATCGATGAGGTAGCTTCCGGTGAAGGGTGGGAAACCGGTGATCCAGTTGTGCGTCATCTGGATACGAATGCCGATGATGTCGAGCGGTTGCGAACCGGCAGCGGTCTGTCGGGTGGTCGACGGCCACTGTTCGACGACGATCCAGTTCAACGCACAGTCGAGTGGGTCGCCGTTCTTGTACTGCCATGTGTTGGTGAGCGACGCGATCTGGTCACCGTCGGACGTCGCCTCATAGATCTCGATGTGATCGATCCGGTCGAGGAATCCGTTGGGGAGGAAGTTGACGATACTCGTGACGATCTGGCAGTCGGCATCTGGTGCCGTCCCCACGAATGCTCCCGTGCGGACTCCTTCGCGTGCGGCCTGTTCGACGGTGAGGAAGTCATAGAAAGACATGCCGAACTCCATGATTCCGACGAAGAGGAGCATGATGAGCGGCATCACCAAGGCGAACTCGACGAGAGTCGCTCCGTCTTGGTGACGGTTTCGCCCGCGAAGCGATCTCACGCATGTCCTCCCAGGACTGTCTCCCAGCGTGGCGGTCTCAACACACCACTGGCCCAACCATGAAATCTACACCACCCAATGAGAACTGCAACGGGGATGATCTTGATCAGTGCCACAAACCAGAGGGTGGTGTTACCCCGGTTGTTATGAAACCTCATGGTGTCCCTGCCTCTCGCCGGGCAACGGCCCGCGCGGACGACGCCATCGTACAGATGAGAAAGTCGAGGGGGACCAGCTGGCTGATAACGACCTCACCCCTTTTCTTCTCTGCCCGCGAGGGCGTGTCCCGGCCTCCCAGTCCTGCGCGAAACCGCGCCAGGTGGCCAGAGTATCACTGTAAGTGGGTGCCGACAAGGGGGGTTGTGTGGGCCTCCGGCGCCATTTCCCGATGACGCGGCGCGAGTCCAGATCATGTGAGCCGTCTCGGAACGGGAGAGGGGGCCCGTAGGCCCCCTCCACACGATCGAGTAGCGCTCTATTGGACGGTCTGTGCTGTCCGCCTACGGTTCTTGAGTTTCGCCTTGATGAAGTCCAAGTTCATCAAAGCGATGAAATCGATCGAGACATTCTTCGGGCACGCCGCTTCGCACTCACCGTGGTTGGCGCACGAGCCGAAGTACAGCTCCATCTCGTTGACCATCGCTTCGACCCTGGTCCAACGCTCCGGTTGACCCTGCGGCAGCAGGTTGAGATGTGCCACCTTGGCGGCGGTGAACAGCTGTGCTGCACCATTCGGACACGCAGCCACACAGGCGCCGCATCCGATACAGGACGCCGCATCCATCGCGGCGTCCGACGCCGGCTTCGGCACGGGGATCAGGTTGGCGTCCGGAGCGCTCCCAGTCCGAATCGTGATGTATCCACCTGCCTCGATGATCCGATCGAGCGGGCTGCGGTCCACCACGAGATCCTTGACGATCGGGAACGCTTTCGCGCGCCAGGGCTCAACGACGATGGTGTCACCATTGTTGAACTTGCGCATGTGGAGCTGGCAGGTTGCCGTTCCATCCTGCGGTCCGTGCGGATGGCCGTTGATCACCATGCCGCACATCCCGCAGATGCCTTCACGACAGTCGCTGTCGAACGAGATCGGGTCTTCACCCTTGGTGGTGAGCTGCTCGTTGACGATGTCGAGCATCTCCAAGAAGGACATGTGCTCGCTGATATCTTGTACGGGGATCGTTTCGAACGTGCCGGGAGCTTCGGGTCCGTCCTGGCGCCAGACTTTGAGTGTGACGTCCATTACTTGTAGCTCCTTTGTGACAGCGCGACGTATTCGAACTGGAGGGGCTCCTTGTGAAGAACCTCCTCGATCTCGTGGCCGATGCCCGCAAACTCCCAGGCGGCGACGTAGGAGTACTCCTCGTCGTTGCGAAGTGCTTCCCCCTCCTCGGTCTGACTCTCGGTGCGAAAGTGGCCGCCACACGACTCTCGCCTGTCGAGAGCGTCGAGGGTCATCAACTCCGCCAACTCGAAGAAGTCCCACACCCTTCCGGCGTTGGCGAGCGCCTGGTTGAAGCTCTCGTTCGTGCCGAGCACCTTCAGGTCGGCATGGAACTCTTCGCGGAGCGTCCGGATCATCTCCAATGCCTGGGTGAGTCCCTCCTCGCTGCGGACCATGCCGACGTGGTCGATGAGGATCTTGCCGAGTTCCTTGTTGAACCATGTGGCGGTGTGGGATCCGTTGACCGAGAGCAGATGATCGAGACGATCACGAACTTCTTGCTCGGTCCGGTCGAACGCTTCGCTGCCGGTGTCCATCGGTTCGGTCCCCAGCAGAGGTGCCAGATAGTTACCGATCGTGTAGGGCAGGACGAAGTAACCGTCGGCCAGGCCCTGCATCAGCGCACTCGCTCCGAGACGGTTGGCACCGTGATCGGAGAAGTTCGCTTCCCCGAGCACGAACAGTCCCGGGATGGTGCTCATCAACTCGTAGTCGACCCAGAGGCCGCCCATCGTGTAGTGCGTCGCGGGGTAGATCCGCATCGGCACCTCGTACGGGTTCTCGTCCGTGATGCGTTCGTACATCTCGAATAGGTTGCCGTAGCGTTCCTCGATGGTCTTCTTGCCCAGCCGCTTGATCGCGTCGGTGAGGTCCAGGTAGACGCCGTTCTTGCGCGGACCGACTCCCCGTCCTTGATCGATCATGATCTTCGCGTTACGCGAAGCGACGTCGCGGGGCACGAGGTTGCCGAACGACGGATACCGTCGCTCCAGGTAGTAGTCCCTGTCTTCCTCGGGGATCTCGTTGGGGGGACGGGTCTCGTTCGGATCCTTGGGTACCCAGATGCGGCCGTCGTTGCGCAGCGACTCCGACATGAGCGTCAGCTTCGACTGGAACTCCTCGCTCTGGGGGATGCACGTCGGATGGATCTGTACGAAGCAGGGATTGGCGAACGCCGCCCCTCTCCGATGCGCCCGCCAGATGGCCGTGGCGTTGCAGGCCATGGCGTTGGTCGACAGGTAGTACACGTTGCCGTACCCGCCGGTGGCGAGCACGACCACATGTGCGGAGTGGCTCTCGATCTTGCCGGTGAGCAGGTTTCGGGTGACGATGCCGACCGCCCTGCCGTCGTGGATGACCAGATCGAGCATCTCCATCCGGGTGCGCAGGGTGACTTTGCCTGCATGGATCTGATTGGCCATCGCCTGGTAGGAGGCGAGCAGCAACTGCTGGCCCGTCTGGCCCCGGGCATAGAACGTTCGCGACACGAGCGCGCCGCCGAACGACCGGTTCGCCAGCGTGCCGCCGTACTCACGGGCGAATGGGACTCCTTGCGCAGTGCACTGGTCGATGATCTCGTTGGACACTTCGGCCAGGCGGTGCACGTTGGCCTCGCGGGAGCGGTAGTCGCCGCCCTTGACCGTGTCGTAGAACAATCGAACAACCGAGTCACCGTCGTTCGTATAATTCTTGGTGGCGTTGATGCCGCCCTGGGCGGCGATGCTGTGGGCTCGTCGAGGTGTGTCGTGGTAGGTGAAGACCTCGACCTCATAGCCCAACTCGCCC is a genomic window containing:
- a CDS encoding succinate dehydrogenase/fumarate reductase iron-sulfur subunit; its protein translation is MDVTLKVWRQDGPEAPGTFETIPVQDISEHMSFLEMLDIVNEQLTTKGEDPISFDSDCREGICGMCGMVINGHPHGPQDGTATCQLHMRKFNNGDTIVVEPWRAKAFPIVKDLVVDRSPLDRIIEAGGYITIRTGSAPDANLIPVPKPASDAAMDAASCIGCGACVAACPNGAAQLFTAAKVAHLNLLPQGQPERWTRVEAMVNEMELYFGSCANHGECEAACPKNVSIDFIALMNLDFIKAKLKNRRRTAQTVQ
- a CDS encoding NADP-dependent isocitrate dehydrogenase, whose protein sequence is MALPITMGPEGLVVPDEPLIPFIEGDGTGPDIWRASRYVFDSAVEKAYGGHRRIGWKEVLAGQKAYDETGEWLPAETIDAFRQYLVGIKGPLTTPVGGGIRSLNVALRQTLDLYVCLRPVRYFDGVPSPVKHPELVDMVIFRENTEDVYAGRELEEGTPQAESLLEFMKSRFGWDIRPDSGLGLKPVSETASKRLVRAALKYALEKNRKSVTLVHKGNIMKFTEGAFRTWGYEVVKDEFSDVAVSWEDCGGEPGDKLLVKDVIADAFLQQILTRPAEYDVIATLNLNGDYFSDALAAQVGGIGIAPGGNINYENGIALFEATHGTAPKYAGLDKVNPGSLILSGAMMFRYLGWDEAADLIVGGLKAAIAEKIVTYDFARLMEGATKVKTSEFAQAMVERM
- a CDS encoding DNA-binding protein, whose amino-acid sequence is MNKGDLVEKVAAAAGISKKAAHTAVETVFGEITKAMKKGDRVQVTGFGSFESTKRPGRKGLNPATGESLYIKTKFVPKFHPGKGLKDEVAKRRK
- the mdh gene encoding malate dehydrogenase, which translates into the protein MSKVTVVGAGKYGSLTAMRIAQMDLADEVVMTDIVEGLPQGLALDMNESRPIERYRTLVVGTNDYADTVGSDVVVITAGLPRKPGMSRMDLLEVNAKIVKSVVEQIVQYSPEATLIVVTNPLDHMTTLAAEVSGLPHNKVMGQAGMLDTARFVHFVSEVSGVDVLDIEALTLGSHGPTMVPVPSQVKVAGKPLTEVLTADQIEAIVERTRKGGSEIVGLLKTGSAYFAPSAAAAQMVEAVLQDTGEVMPVCAWTSGEYGIEGVYLGVPAKLGAKGVEKIVELDITESELEALREAAVAVKAKIEDLHSITL
- the sdhA gene encoding succinate dehydrogenase (quinone) flavoprotein subunit translates to MWSRERRDIMIKLDAKIPEGPIEEKWTKYRFDTKLVNPANKRKYKIIIVGAGLAGSSAAAALGELGYEVEVFTYHDTPRRAHSIAAQGGINATKNYTNDGDSVVRLFYDTVKGGDYRSREANVHRLAEVSNEIIDQCTAQGVPFAREYGGTLANRSFGGALVSRTFYARGQTGQQLLLASYQAMANQIHAGKVTLRTRMEMLDLVIHDGRAVGIVTRNLLTGKIESHSAHVVVLATGGYGNVYYLSTNAMACNATAIWRAHRRGAAFANPCFVQIHPTCIPQSEEFQSKLTLMSESLRNDGRIWVPKDPNETRPPNEIPEEDRDYYLERRYPSFGNLVPRDVASRNAKIMIDQGRGVGPRKNGVYLDLTDAIKRLGKKTIEERYGNLFEMYERITDENPYEVPMRIYPATHYTMGGLWVDYELMSTIPGLFVLGEANFSDHGANRLGASALMQGLADGYFVLPYTIGNYLAPLLGTEPMDTGSEAFDRTEQEVRDRLDHLLSVNGSHTATWFNKELGKILIDHVGMVRSEEGLTQALEMIRTLREEFHADLKVLGTNESFNQALANAGRVWDFFELAELMTLDALDRRESCGGHFRTESQTEEGEALRNDEEYSYVAAWEFAGIGHEIEEVLHKEPLQFEYVALSQRSYK